Genomic DNA from Solanum pennellii chromosome 3, SPENNV200:
ATCTAAGCAGAATAAATTGCAAATGACACCAAAGACACCTGGTGCATTTGAGTGCACATCAGAGTCGAGGCTCGAGTCTCTTCCAATGGATTTACTGGTATAGAGAGTTCCATTCCTTTTGCTTTCATTTTATTGTTGATCATATGCTATACTGATGCATCAAACGTTCCGATTTATATCATTTTGCACACTGTATGTTTTGAACTGTGGATGTTGGATCTTGTGtcacacttggaaaaaaatatgaGAACCATAGTGGTTAACAATCTGGTATTGTTCTTATGTCAATTTCATCTGAAGTTTTgatatttggaaaatattatatatagcATTTGtagtattgtttttttttaaattttccttggAAAGCTTTTGTGAATTGAAGCCACATAAATTTGTCTCATCCACAACATCATATCAGTTGGATCTGTTTTAATACTCCTTATTTGTTGATGATTGTCATCCTTTCATAACAGCAGGAATCCTTATCATGCTTGTATTTTATTATCTATCCACACTTTTTTTCACCTGTTTACCCCTCCTTGTTCTCCCTGGTCAGCATCATGTAGAAGACCTGCTTACTTTAAGGTCAGATTTTGTAAGTTGCTCAAATTTAGAAAAACCAATAGTATGCAGTGCttatgaaaaaagaaagtaattaTTAGAACAGAAAACAGTTAGAAAGACTGGTTTATCAGCTGAAAATAGCTTATCTTTGAATGGTATGGTATATATGTTTCAAAGACCAACCAGCGTTGTGAAACATGAAATATTTGCTGATATGTGTGCTTTTCTTTATGTTCTCTGCATTCACTGAGAAACTGAATAGAAGATCTGCAGGGCATGGGTCTTACTGTTGCCCTGTGAGTGTTATGCTTGGTGGTGTGATTTAGGAAACTAATCTTTTATGTATTTGTGTTTGCTCCTTTTAATTATCTGAGCTGAAAAGCTAATAGCTTTTTTACTTTCTGATTGAGGTCAAACTACTGTGCCATTTACACCACGACCAACTTAAAGCAGTTTTCCATGTCTCTCAGAAGATCAGGAAGGCAGTGAGTCTTTATCTGTCTCTGTGTTCATCTCTTTTTAAGAAATGGGTAATGTGTTGGACTCTAATCAATGGATCAAATTCAATAGGTAATTCAGGCAAGGCTTTTCCATTTCAATTATACTACTCCGGATAGAACGCGGCAGGAGATGTTAAGAACCACGACTCCTACCCCCACTGATCACTGGCCATTTGTAAGGTAATATTTCATCTCTCATCTCTATAACCCATCTTGATGACTATAGACATATCTGTTGAATTTCTCATATGCCTGTCACTTGCAGCAAAGAAAACGGAAAAGGTGCATGGATCAACACTCCTCACACTCCTAAGGCTCCAAAACATGGTCCACGTCCTTCACCCCGTCTCAAGTTCCCAGAGATGAGGCACATTGCAGCTGTTCTTTTCCAAGAGTCTACTATCCCTAAAAGATACATGGTTCCATCTGTTATACCAACGTCCCTATGCAAATCGTTGGGTTCTAATAGAGTTCTATTCTATGAGGATGAATTATGCCAGGCTGTTGCTCAGAATAAACTCCGTTGATTTCCAGTGTTCTCCTCTTCTGATATATGTATAGTAGAAAACTATCTCGTTTTCGTCTTTGGTAGCAAAATGGACAGGATGCAGTTTTTGTAATATTACTCCAGGGCACTCGTTGAAGGTGGTTAAAGATTACTAGGTTTAGATAGATTTGAATGTTTTCGCGAATAATATATGGAGACTTGGCTTGTGTATAGTTCTCTATAAGTTCTAATTATTGGGGTCTGGGTGTTGCTTCTGCTTGTTTCAGTGTTTGTTACTGCAGTAAATGAAATTTACAAGAAAAATCGAAGTCTCTGCCTTTATATCTGAAACTGAAAAGAGTATTGAATAGAGGGTATTCCACATTTGTGGAGAACTCTATCAATGTTACAACGAGTTATAACAGCATAACCAATGTATCCCATAAGTTAGATAAGTCGAGGGTGGTGTGTATGTaattttatctctatttttgTGAAAGTAGATTAGTTGTTTTCAATGTTATCAATGAGTTTTTGTAATGAAGTATTTATCTATTATGAGTTTATTGATTGTTTGTAAACATGAGTATGTAATTGTCACTATCATCTACTACATTTATCAGCCTCCATCATATTTGTTTAATCACTGTTGCCATCTTCCATCACCACTTCGTAGGATCATTACTGTCCACCGGCCACCGGCTATTACCCTAGTCAGTATCCACAATTATCACTATGAGCCATCATCATTATATATcgacaaatattttttcaaattttttttattaatataatattttaatacaccTATTTTTAGGTCTTAACTTTAATACtaaaactaatatttaaatctataattaaatttaagCATCTTATAATAAGAATATGTAATGAgaattttaaacaaataaaccaAAGGACAGATTTGGGTGTCAaatgacccgacccgacccatGTTTCTTACTGGCAGTTGCAAGGAAGTAATATCACAAAACTGAAGTCAAAATACCAAACAGAACCCAGAAAAGCTCGTCGACTTTGCGAATTCACCGAGAAATCGATCGGAGAACACTATGACCCCTAACGGAGTTGAAGATGAAGATAAATTTCTAGCTTCTGGAGTCGCCGGCATTCAACAGAACGCCTTTCACATGCATCGCGCTCTTGTATTTTCACAAAAcccccaa
This window encodes:
- the LOC107012485 gene encoding F-box protein At4g35930 is translated as MGKVSPKDGQSKTPKQKRRTKSTKGKYLKPGALAQLRYTKASAAKSCTDLGKKRVAVITSDETNNQAALKNSVVEGSPIFLSPVKFCYGSVNTPIDVSKQNKLQMTPKTPGAFECTSESRLESLPMDLLVKLLCHLHHDQLKAVFHVSQKIRKAVIQARLFHFNYTTPDRTRQEMLRTTTPTPTDHWPFVSKENGKGAWINTPHTPKAPKHGPRPSPRLKFPEMRHIAAVLFQESTIPKRYMVPSVIPTSLCKSLGSNRVLFYEDELCQAVAQNKLR